From one Rhineura floridana isolate rRhiFlo1 chromosome 4, rRhiFlo1.hap2, whole genome shotgun sequence genomic stretch:
- the ZFP36L2 gene encoding mRNA decay activator protein ZFP36L2 isoform X2, with protein sequence MLDKKAVGSPVGTSPSSNFAPGFLRRHSTSNLQALANGNAKFPAGSSSSSFGNLKEPGTGGGGGGGGGGGSSSPTTALLNKENKFRDRSFSENGERSQHLMQQLQQQQVVVVAAASAGKGGGGNGGVGGSGGAPINSTRYKTELCRPFEESGACKYGEKCQFAHGFHELRSLTRHPKYKTELCRTFHTIGFCPYGPRCHFIHNADERRPAPANSNANPPPPSHQQQPPPHQSNPPPQPHSNHHHPLHPPHAGSTGDLRAFAPSARDHPLGGGGGFGIPHPRGGGERPKLHHSLSFSGFSAHHHGGAVAAAPAATAAALLLESPGGSRTPPPPTSGGSYCDELVASPPCANNAFAFSAGQELGSLIAPLALHAPPPPPPQPGCFANAAATFYRCHQQQGGVSGAGGGGSCCPPPGPPSSPPFTFQPLRRLSESPVFDAPPSPPDSLSDRESYLSGSLSSGSLSGSESPSLDSGRRLPIFSRLSISDD encoded by the coding sequence ATGCTGGACAAGAAGGCAGTGGGGAGCCCCGTGGGCACCTCTCCCAGCTCCAACTTCGCGCCGGGCTTTCTGCGGAGACATTCGACCAGCAACCTGCAGGCTCTGGCTAACGGCAACGCCAAGTTCCCGGCTGGCTCGTCGTCCTCTTCCTTCGGCAACCTTAAGGAGCCTGGCAccggaggaggcggcggcggtggtggaggaggagggagcagcAGCCCCACCACTGCCTTACTGAACAAGGAGAACAAGTTCCGAGACCGCTCGTTCAGCGAGAATGGCGAGCGAAGCCAACACCTCATGCAGCAGCTCCAGCAGCagcaagtggtggtggtggcggcggcttcAGCGGGGAAGGGCGGCGGCGGCAATGGAGGAGTGGGAGGCAGCGGAGGGGCGCCCATAAACTCGACGCGCTACAAGACAGAGCTGTGCCGGCCTTTCGAGGAGAGTGGCGCCTGCAAGTATGGCGAGAAGTGCCAGTTCGCCCACGGCTTCCACGAGCTGCGCAGCCTGACGCGCCATCCCAAGTACAAGACGGAGCTGTGCCGCACCTTCCACACAATCGGCTTCTGCCCTTACGGGCCccgctgccacttcatccacaacGCCGACGAGCGCCGCCCAGCGCCCGCCAACAGCAACGCCAACCCGCCGCCGCCGTCTCACCAGCAGCAGCCTCCGCCTCACCAATCCAACCCGCCGCCTCAGCCTcacagcaaccaccaccaccccctgcacccccctcacGCAGGCAGCACCGGCGACCTCCGCGCATTCGCCCCCTCCGCCCGGGACCACCcgctggggggaggaggaggcttcggGATCCCTCACCCGCGCGGAGGAGGGGAGAGGCCCAAACTTCACCACAGCCTCAGTTTTTCCGGCTTCTCCGCTCATCACCACGGCGGGGCTGTGGCGGCGGCCCCCGCCGCTACAGCAGCGGCCTTGCTCCTGGAGAGCCCCGGCGGGTCTCGCACGCCGCCGCCGCCCACCTCGGGAGGCTCCTACTGCGACGAGTTGGTGGCCTCGCCGCCCTGCGCCAACAACGCCTTTGCCTTCTCTGCGGGTCAGGAGTTGGGTAGCCTCATCGCCCCGCTCGCTCTCCACGCCCCGCCGCCCCCTCCTCCTCAGCCGGGCTGCTTCGCCAACGCGGCCGCCACCTTTTACCGTTGCCATCAGCAGCAAGGCGGTGTCAGCGGGGCAGGAGGAGGCGGGAGCTGCTGCCCGCCGCCCGGCCCTCCCTCCTCGCCTCCTTTCACCTTCCAGCCTTTGCGCCGTCTCTCCGAGTCGCCCGTCTTCGACGCCCCTCCGAGTCCTCCGGATTCTCTTTCCGATCGAGAGAGTTACCTAAGCGGCTCCCTCAGCTCTGGTAGCCTCAGCGGTTCAGAGTCCCCCAGCCTAGACTCGGGCAGGCGCCTGCCTATCTTCAGCCGCCTTTCCATCTCCGACGACTAA
- the ZFP36L2 gene encoding mRNA decay activator protein ZFP36L2 isoform X1, with the protein MSTTLLSAFYDIDFLCKTEKSLSSMLDKKAVGSPVGTSPSSNFAPGFLRRHSTSNLQALANGNAKFPAGSSSSSFGNLKEPGTGGGGGGGGGGGSSSPTTALLNKENKFRDRSFSENGERSQHLMQQLQQQQVVVVAAASAGKGGGGNGGVGGSGGAPINSTRYKTELCRPFEESGACKYGEKCQFAHGFHELRSLTRHPKYKTELCRTFHTIGFCPYGPRCHFIHNADERRPAPANSNANPPPPSHQQQPPPHQSNPPPQPHSNHHHPLHPPHAGSTGDLRAFAPSARDHPLGGGGGFGIPHPRGGGERPKLHHSLSFSGFSAHHHGGAVAAAPAATAAALLLESPGGSRTPPPPTSGGSYCDELVASPPCANNAFAFSAGQELGSLIAPLALHAPPPPPPQPGCFANAAATFYRCHQQQGGVSGAGGGGSCCPPPGPPSSPPFTFQPLRRLSESPVFDAPPSPPDSLSDRESYLSGSLSSGSLSGSESPSLDSGRRLPIFSRLSISDD; encoded by the exons ATGTCTACAACACTCTTATCTGCCTTCTACGACATTGACTTCTTGTGCAAG ACCGAGAAATCTCTGAGCAGCATGCTGGACAAGAAGGCAGTGGGGAGCCCCGTGGGCACCTCTCCCAGCTCCAACTTCGCGCCGGGCTTTCTGCGGAGACATTCGACCAGCAACCTGCAGGCTCTGGCTAACGGCAACGCCAAGTTCCCGGCTGGCTCGTCGTCCTCTTCCTTCGGCAACCTTAAGGAGCCTGGCAccggaggaggcggcggcggtggtggaggaggagggagcagcAGCCCCACCACTGCCTTACTGAACAAGGAGAACAAGTTCCGAGACCGCTCGTTCAGCGAGAATGGCGAGCGAAGCCAACACCTCATGCAGCAGCTCCAGCAGCagcaagtggtggtggtggcggcggcttcAGCGGGGAAGGGCGGCGGCGGCAATGGAGGAGTGGGAGGCAGCGGAGGGGCGCCCATAAACTCGACGCGCTACAAGACAGAGCTGTGCCGGCCTTTCGAGGAGAGTGGCGCCTGCAAGTATGGCGAGAAGTGCCAGTTCGCCCACGGCTTCCACGAGCTGCGCAGCCTGACGCGCCATCCCAAGTACAAGACGGAGCTGTGCCGCACCTTCCACACAATCGGCTTCTGCCCTTACGGGCCccgctgccacttcatccacaacGCCGACGAGCGCCGCCCAGCGCCCGCCAACAGCAACGCCAACCCGCCGCCGCCGTCTCACCAGCAGCAGCCTCCGCCTCACCAATCCAACCCGCCGCCTCAGCCTcacagcaaccaccaccaccccctgcacccccctcacGCAGGCAGCACCGGCGACCTCCGCGCATTCGCCCCCTCCGCCCGGGACCACCcgctggggggaggaggaggcttcggGATCCCTCACCCGCGCGGAGGAGGGGAGAGGCCCAAACTTCACCACAGCCTCAGTTTTTCCGGCTTCTCCGCTCATCACCACGGCGGGGCTGTGGCGGCGGCCCCCGCCGCTACAGCAGCGGCCTTGCTCCTGGAGAGCCCCGGCGGGTCTCGCACGCCGCCGCCGCCCACCTCGGGAGGCTCCTACTGCGACGAGTTGGTGGCCTCGCCGCCCTGCGCCAACAACGCCTTTGCCTTCTCTGCGGGTCAGGAGTTGGGTAGCCTCATCGCCCCGCTCGCTCTCCACGCCCCGCCGCCCCCTCCTCCTCAGCCGGGCTGCTTCGCCAACGCGGCCGCCACCTTTTACCGTTGCCATCAGCAGCAAGGCGGTGTCAGCGGGGCAGGAGGAGGCGGGAGCTGCTGCCCGCCGCCCGGCCCTCCCTCCTCGCCTCCTTTCACCTTCCAGCCTTTGCGCCGTCTCTCCGAGTCGCCCGTCTTCGACGCCCCTCCGAGTCCTCCGGATTCTCTTTCCGATCGAGAGAGTTACCTAAGCGGCTCCCTCAGCTCTGGTAGCCTCAGCGGTTCAGAGTCCCCCAGCCTAGACTCGGGCAGGCGCCTGCCTATCTTCAGCCGCCTTTCCATCTCCGACGACTAA